Proteins found in one Nostoc sp. NIES-3756 genomic segment:
- a CDS encoding vanadium-dependent haloperoxidase, which yields MSVDPNSHQGFPSIEITKVQQPQSKKRLFNRSSGRRSFLKGAGLFTTAGVVAGVAGTIPLSLKEGEGLVQAQDVVDKSRYSRLHEKAYRVRVAAAKANQEIPIPPHPTNGDEERYPNKIGSDSRGLPHNKLGEVDLKAYESLTKAVTTGNHDDFEKVILGGTRKLVNAQGPLAISLEGCNVVQVAVPPPVALATPERAAEAIELYWQALLRDVPFHKLQNNTDDPLVLAAVEELNKLSAFKGPRQNGRVTPQTLFRGSVTYVDKSDKSGITAKHITPSGVLVGPHISQFVLLNIPWGVQYIPPVIRTALPGNDFLTDYEEWLNVQNGGTPKSIKYDPVRRYISTIRDLSEYSHAPGASFFGASLILGTARNANDPFSGGIGAPLNSGNPFVKSKTQQGGNGSFAVGHLQALLNLGISRAIRASYWQKFYVHRTLRPEAYGGLVHNNIVNKTQYPVHKDILNSKALAQSFSKFGSYLLPHGYPEGSPIHSSYVGGAASIAGVSATLLKAYFDEDFVIPNPVVPDPNDPTKVIPYTGEPLTVGGELNKLATNYALGRGHGGIHWRTDGSAGLALGEEIAISILKDERLGYNEKFDGFTFTKFDGTKVTV from the coding sequence ATGTCAGTAGATCCCAATTCCCATCAAGGCTTTCCCTCAATTGAAATTACTAAAGTACAACAGCCGCAAAGCAAAAAACGTCTATTTAATCGCAGCAGTGGTAGGCGGTCTTTTCTCAAAGGTGCAGGCTTATTTACAACGGCTGGGGTAGTTGCAGGAGTTGCAGGTACAATACCTCTTTCTCTTAAGGAAGGAGAAGGTCTAGTACAAGCTCAAGATGTTGTAGATAAGTCCCGCTATAGCCGATTGCATGAGAAAGCCTACAGAGTGCGTGTAGCCGCAGCAAAAGCTAACCAAGAGATTCCCATTCCTCCCCACCCCACCAACGGCGATGAGGAACGCTATCCTAACAAAATTGGCTCTGACTCCAGAGGTTTACCCCACAATAAGTTGGGTGAAGTTGACCTCAAAGCCTACGAATCTCTAACAAAAGCAGTCACCACTGGCAATCATGATGACTTTGAAAAAGTCATTTTGGGTGGGACACGAAAACTTGTCAATGCTCAAGGGCCTTTAGCCATCAGTTTAGAAGGTTGTAATGTTGTGCAGGTAGCTGTACCGCCACCAGTTGCTTTAGCTACCCCAGAAAGGGCAGCTGAGGCTATTGAACTTTATTGGCAAGCTTTATTGCGAGATGTACCTTTTCATAAGCTACAAAACAACACCGATGATCCTTTAGTCTTAGCGGCTGTTGAAGAACTAAATAAGCTTTCTGCATTCAAAGGGCCTAGACAGAACGGGCGTGTCACGCCCCAAACTCTGTTTCGTGGTAGCGTCACTTACGTTGATAAGAGTGATAAATCAGGGATAACAGCAAAACATATAACTCCATCCGGGGTATTAGTAGGGCCGCACATTTCCCAGTTTGTCTTATTGAACATTCCTTGGGGAGTTCAATATATTCCACCTGTGATTCGGACTGCTTTGCCTGGTAATGACTTCCTTACTGATTATGAAGAATGGCTCAACGTCCAGAATGGTGGGACTCCTAAATCGATTAAGTATGACCCAGTACGCCGTTACATATCTACAATTCGTGACTTATCTGAATATTCTCACGCTCCAGGAGCATCATTTTTTGGCGCTTCTTTAATTTTGGGTACAGCTCGCAATGCTAACGACCCTTTTAGTGGTGGTATTGGCGCACCCTTAAATTCAGGTAATCCCTTTGTCAAATCAAAAACTCAACAGGGGGGCAATGGGTCTTTTGCTGTGGGACATTTACAAGCCTTATTGAATCTGGGTATATCCCGTGCCATCAGAGCCTCCTATTGGCAGAAGTTTTATGTACACCGCACTTTACGACCAGAAGCTTATGGAGGTCTGGTTCATAACAATATTGTGAATAAAACACAATATCCAGTTCACAAGGATATTTTAAACTCCAAGGCTCTAGCTCAAAGCTTTAGCAAATTTGGCTCTTATTTGCTACCACATGGATACCCAGAAGGCTCCCCAATTCACTCTTCTTATGTTGGTGGTGCAGCATCGATCGCTGGCGTTAGTGCCACACTATTAAAAGCATATTTTGACGAAGATTTCGTGATTCCTAATCCTGTAGTTCCTGACCCCAATGACCCGACTAAGGTAATTCCCTATACAGGAGAACCGCTAACTGTGGGTGGTGAGTTAAATAAGCTGGCGACTAATTACGCTCTTGGTCGTGGTCATGGTGGTATCCATTGGCGTACAGATGGTTCTGCCGGCTTGGCTTTGGGTGAAGAGATTGCTATCAGTATCCTCAAAGATGAAAGACTAGGTTACAATGAGAAATTCGATGGTTTTACCTTTACCAAGTTTGACGGTACAAAAGTTACTGTTTAG
- a CDS encoding hydroxysqualene dehydroxylase, with product MAEESQQKRVVVVGAGWAGLGATYHLAKQGYDVTLLEAGPYPGGLVAGWQTPGGKSVEAGIHGFWYPYRNIFALINELNINPFTTWTRSAQYSPAGLEVESPIFQDLPRLPTPLGTFIYTQFQRLPLIDRLSALPLLYAVVDFDNSDAAWRRYDSVTARELFKDFGVSARLYKDAFEPMLLVGLFAPGEQCSAAATLGMLYFFILAHQADFDVVWCRGTVGEKIFRPWVECIEKAGAKILPKHRVTDLIIDSNNQAKGVVCGNEIFDADAVIFAVGITGMKKIVSNSPSLQSRSEFRNLYNLGAIDVLATRIWFDRKIDIPRPSNACFGFDTTTGWTFFDLNALHDEYKDEPGTVIEADFYHANQFLNWSDTEIISTVQRYLTTCIPEFREAKVIDSSVIRLPQAVTHFAPGSYPYMLPAKTSFSNVFMSGDWIVNRHGSWSQEKAYVTGLEAANLVISHLGMGTSAEILPVEADEAHIQVARSLNQTVRGLGKSILPNFWLP from the coding sequence ATGGCAGAAGAGTCACAACAAAAACGGGTAGTAGTTGTAGGTGCTGGTTGGGCGGGGTTGGGTGCAACTTACCATCTAGCAAAACAAGGTTACGATGTGACGCTTCTAGAAGCAGGCCCCTATCCTGGTGGACTGGTGGCTGGTTGGCAAACACCAGGGGGAAAATCTGTAGAAGCTGGGATTCATGGCTTTTGGTATCCCTACAGAAATATATTCGCCTTAATTAACGAGTTAAATATTAATCCCTTCACTACCTGGACTCGTTCCGCCCAATATTCCCCTGCGGGGTTGGAAGTAGAATCACCCATTTTTCAAGACTTGCCCAGACTCCCCACGCCTTTAGGCACTTTTATTTACACTCAATTCCAACGTCTACCTTTAATTGATCGCCTCAGCGCCTTACCTTTACTTTATGCCGTGGTAGATTTTGATAATTCTGATGCAGCTTGGCGGCGTTATGACAGTGTAACTGCGCGGGAATTGTTTAAGGATTTTGGTGTGTCGGCGCGTCTTTATAAAGATGCTTTTGAACCAATGTTATTAGTAGGTTTATTTGCCCCTGGGGAACAATGTTCCGCCGCCGCTACATTAGGGATGCTTTACTTTTTTATTCTGGCTCATCAAGCTGATTTTGATGTGGTTTGGTGTAGGGGAACTGTAGGAGAAAAAATATTCCGTCCTTGGGTGGAATGTATCGAAAAAGCAGGGGCAAAGATATTACCAAAACACCGTGTTACTGATTTAATTATTGATAGTAATAATCAAGCAAAGGGTGTAGTTTGTGGTAATGAGATATTTGATGCTGACGCTGTGATTTTTGCAGTTGGTATCACCGGGATGAAGAAGATTGTTTCTAATAGCCCTAGTTTACAAAGCCGTTCTGAATTTCGGAACTTGTACAACTTAGGCGCAATTGATGTTTTAGCGACACGAATTTGGTTTGACCGTAAAATTGATATTCCTCGTCCTTCAAATGCTTGTTTTGGTTTTGATACTACTACAGGATGGACATTCTTTGATTTGAATGCTTTACATGATGAATATAAAGATGAACCAGGAACAGTAATAGAAGCTGATTTTTATCATGCAAATCAATTTTTAAATTGGAGTGATACAGAAATTATTTCTACAGTTCAGCGTTATTTAACAACCTGCATCCCAGAATTTAGAGAAGCAAAAGTAATAGATAGTAGCGTAATTCGTTTACCACAAGCGGTAACTCATTTTGCTCCTGGGAGCTATCCTTATATGTTGCCAGCTAAAACTAGTTTTTCTAATGTATTTATGAGTGGTGATTGGATTGTTAACCGTCACGGTTCATGGTCACAGGAAAAAGCTTATGTTACAGGTTTAGAGGCGGCGAATTTAGTTATTTCTCATTTAGGTATGGGTACGTCTGCTGAGATTTTACCTGTAGAAGCAGACGAAGCACATATCCAAGTGGCGCGATCGCTCAACCAAACAGTCCGGGGATTGGGTAAATCCATCCTACCTAATTTTTGGCTACCGTAG